The following proteins come from a genomic window of bacterium:
- the miaA gene encoding tRNA (adenosine(37)-N6)-dimethylallyltransferase MiaA has product MDLSNSKLPKVVVILGVTASGKTKLGIDLAKKFKGEIVSADSRQIYKEFNIGTAKPAGHWMLAEGERKFVASGVVHYLVDKIDPKEDFNLSDYKKLALEKIKEINNKNRLPFLVGGTALYLKTVCENWEIPEVKPNLALRHKLENKKTESLHVELKKLDPEAAVVTSLNKRRIIRALEVIYATGRKFSEQRKKGQPFFDCLKLGIKISKEEYPQRIAKRTEQMIKTGLVAEVKKLHKKYSRLLVPMQSIDYQEFKEYFEGKKTLAETVDLINQHHLNFARRQMMWFKKDKDIIWITSQKEAEGKIKSFLN; this is encoded by the coding sequence ATGGATTTGTCAAATAGCAAGTTGCCCAAGGTGGTGGTTATTCTCGGCGTAACGGCTTCGGGAAAAACCAAGCTAGGTATAGATTTAGCCAAAAAATTTAAGGGTGAGATAGTTTCGGCCGATTCTAGGCAAATATATAAAGAATTTAATATTGGCACAGCCAAACCTGCCGGCCATTGGATGTTGGCCGAGGGCGAGCGGAAATTTGTAGCTAGTGGCGTGGTCCATTATTTAGTCGACAAGATTGACCCTAAAGAAGATTTTAATTTATCCGACTACAAAAAACTGGCTCTAGAAAAAATAAAGGAAATAAATAATAAAAATAGACTGCCTTTTTTAGTGGGTGGCACAGCCTTGTATCTAAAAACTGTGTGCGAGAACTGGGAGATTCCCGAAGTAAAACCTAATCTGGCGTTAAGGCATAAACTGGAAAACAAAAAAACAGAAAGTCTGCATGTCGAACTAAAAAAATTAGACCCCGAAGCCGCTGTGGTGACAAGCTTAAACAAACGGCGCATTATTAGGGCGCTGGAAGTTATTTACGCCACGGGCCGTAAATTTTCGGAACAGCGTAAAAAAGGCCAGCCGTTTTTTGATTGCCTAAAACTTGGTATTAAAATTTCTAAAGAAGAATACCCGCAAAGAATAGCTAAACGAACAGAGCAAATGATAAAAACGGGCTTAGTGGCAGAAGTTAAAAAACTCCACAAAAAATATTCGCGGTTGTTGGTGCCGATGCAGAGCATTGATTACCAAGAATTTAAAGAATATTTTGAGGGCAAAAAAACCTTGGCAGAGACTGTAGATTTAATAAACCAGCACCACCTCAACTTCGCCCGCCGGCAAATGATGTGGTTTAAAAAAGATAAAGATATTATTTGGATAACCTCGCAAAAAGAAGCTGAAGGAAAAATAAAAAGTTTTTTGAATTAA
- the thrS gene encoding threonine--tRNA ligase translates to MEKPDHKKLGQELDLFCFSDLVGSGLPLWTPKGTIVRNLLDTFVWQLRKKQGYQLVDIPHITKKDLYIKSGHWDKFKDELFHIKTREGHEFALKPMNCPHHIQIFDRKPHSWREMPQRYASTTKMYRDEQTGELNGLARVRAITIDDAHVFCRQNQIKKEFATVWDIIDTFYKTIGFGLTVRLSFHDPKQKEKYLGTSEMWSFAENQLREIAKEKGVDAEEALGEAAFYGPKIDFTAKDSLGREWQVATIQLDINMPERFDLTCVNEKGEKERIVMVHSAILGSIERSLAVLLEHFNGAFPLWLAPVQVAVLPISDKTAEYANKIANELTEAGIRFELYEKNETIGKKIREAETQKIPYLVIVGAKEEENKTVALRQRSKGDLGEISISDLTDRLKKEIESKTL, encoded by the coding sequence ATGGAAAAACCCGACCATAAAAAGCTCGGCCAGGAATTGGATCTTTTTTGTTTCTCCGATCTAGTGGGTAGCGGTTTGCCTTTATGGACACCCAAGGGCACTATCGTTAGAAACTTGCTGGATACTTTTGTTTGGCAACTTCGTAAAAAACAAGGCTACCAACTGGTAGATATTCCTCACATTACCAAAAAAGATTTATATATAAAAAGCGGTCACTGGGACAAATTTAAAGACGAACTTTTTCATATAAAAACACGCGAAGGTCATGAATTTGCTTTAAAGCCTATGAACTGTCCGCATCATATTCAAATTTTTGACCGCAAGCCTCACAGTTGGCGCGAAATGCCTCAACGCTACGCCAGTACCACCAAAATGTACCGCGATGAACAAACCGGCGAACTTAATGGCCTTGCTCGTGTGCGCGCCATAACCATAGATGACGCTCATGTTTTCTGCCGTCAAAATCAAATCAAAAAAGAATTTGCTACTGTTTGGGATATTATAGACACTTTTTATAAAACAATCGGTTTTGGACTTACCGTTCGGCTTTCTTTCCACGACCCTAAACAAAAAGAAAAATATTTAGGCACTTCGGAAATGTGGAGCTTTGCCGAAAATCAATTACGAGAAATTGCCAAAGAAAAAGGCGTAGATGCCGAGGAAGCTTTGGGTGAAGCTGCTTTTTATGGGCCAAAAATAGATTTTACCGCCAAAGATTCTTTGGGCCGAGAATGGCAAGTCGCCACCATACAGTTGGATATAAATATGCCGGAAAGGTTTGACCTAACTTGTGTAAATGAAAAAGGAGAAAAAGAAAGAATCGTAATGGTTCATAGCGCTATATTAGGTTCTATTGAAAGATCGCTTGCAGTTTTATTGGAACATTTTAATGGTGCCTTTCCGTTATGGCTAGCCCCAGTACAGGTAGCTGTGTTACCTATAAGCGATAAAACTGCTGAATATGCCAACAAAATTGCAAACGAATTAACCGAAGCCGGAATACGTTTTGAACTTTACGAAAAAAATGAAACAATTGGTAAAAAAATCCGCGAAGCTGAAACACAAAAAATTCCTTATTTGGTAATTGTGGGCGCAAAAGAAGAAGAAAATAAAACTGTAGCCTTGCGTCAACGCAGTAAGGGCGATCTTGGCGAAATAAGTATCTCTGATTTAACTGATCGACTCAAAAAAGAAATTGAATCCAAAACTCTCTAA
- a CDS encoding DNA polymerase III subunit alpha, which yields MKFSHLHTHSHYSLLDGLAKIGDLVKRAGELGMDSLALTDHGAMYGAIDFYKTAKEAGIKPIIGCELYVATESRLLKRAGIDDKRYHLTVLAKNIDGYKNLIKLVTKAHLEGFYYKPRVDKELLREHAKGLIVLSGCFQSEISKAVRHKKTDEAEKLIYEYQEIFGRENFYLEIMPHGAKEELVYVLQTYKYLSEKTGAQLVATNDVHYINHEDAEAQDILISVGTGTSTKDKDRLSLLEYNLSMHSAEEMFKLLPQYQHALERTHEIAERINLELELGKWTFPDFKLPNGTTADSELRRLAEAGFARRNLERSELYLSRMNYELGIIEAKGYAPYFLVVADLLRFAHENGILTNIRGSVAGSLATYLTGITKVNPIDYKIPFERFLNPERPSAPDIDMDFADNRRDEVIQYAIKKYGEDKVAQVGTFGTMMARAAVRDVARALGHPYSIGDSIAKLIPIGSQGFPMTIDQALKITPELSQLYETDATVAEVVNQAKKMEGCARHISVHAAGVVISPRPLIEFVPLQLDPKGGRIITQYDMHAVEDAGLLKFDFLGIRNLSILEDTVKLAKEHRNVDLDIENIPLDDKKSFELLAKGETIGLFQLNGAGMTKYLKDLKPTTIHDINAMVALYRPGPLESIPRYIERKHNPRLVEYFDPRMKDILDQSYGILTYQDDVLMVAIKLAGYSWLEADKLRKAMGKKIPAEMEAQKAKFMAGAVKNGMTDFKAYELWKLIEPFAAYGFNKAHAASYGRVAYQTAYAKANFPAEFMTAVLTAESGDIEKIAEIINECTRMGIPVLPPDVNESVGKFTVIKGIDSKGDLSSEALPCPSEALREGGAKEDKIRFGLESIKNVGVNVVGAIIEARVQDGKFKSLSDFIERIKHKDLNKKSLDAMAKAGALDSLGERNQIIENMDYLLTFSKEIKQASSLNQSSIFDNIADSAPVLKLKPAIPATESVKLAWEKELLGLYVSSHPLEQHKAILEKKTKPIKDLLASSKQVVIGGIINKYRKIITKTGKPMAFAQLADFSGEIEVVVFPDTYAQKPEIWEMDKIMLIKGQVQIRDNALKLICREAKELTSNS from the coding sequence ATGAAATTTTCCCACCTCCACACGCATTCTCACTATTCCTTGCTCGATGGCTTGGCAAAAATTGGCGATCTGGTAAAGCGCGCCGGCGAATTAGGTATGGATTCGTTAGCCTTAACCGACCACGGCGCTATGTACGGCGCTATAGATTTTTATAAAACCGCAAAAGAGGCGGGCATAAAACCAATCATAGGTTGCGAGCTTTATGTTGCCACCGAAAGCCGTCTTTTAAAACGCGCCGGCATAGACGACAAACGCTACCATCTAACAGTTCTGGCCAAAAACATAGACGGCTATAAAAACTTAATAAAACTTGTAACCAAAGCTCATTTGGAAGGATTTTATTACAAACCGCGCGTAGACAAAGAATTACTGCGCGAACATGCTAAGGGTTTAATTGTTCTTTCGGGCTGTTTCCAAAGTGAAATTTCCAAAGCCGTAAGGCATAAAAAAACCGATGAGGCCGAAAAACTTATTTATGAATACCAAGAAATTTTTGGGCGTGAAAATTTTTATTTAGAAATAATGCCGCACGGCGCCAAAGAAGAATTAGTATACGTTCTACAAACATATAAATATCTTTCCGAAAAAACCGGTGCCCAACTGGTAGCTACCAACGACGTTCACTATATAAACCACGAAGATGCCGAAGCGCAAGATATTTTAATTTCGGTAGGCACCGGCACCAGCACCAAAGACAAAGACCGCTTAAGCTTGCTCGAATATAATCTTTCAATGCATTCGGCCGAAGAAATGTTTAAACTTTTGCCGCAATACCAACACGCTCTAGAAAGAACTCATGAAATTGCCGAAAGAATTAATTTAGAATTAGAACTTGGTAAATGGACATTCCCCGATTTTAAATTGCCAAATGGAACAACCGCCGACAGCGAATTACGCAGATTAGCCGAAGCCGGTTTTGCCCGTAGAAACTTGGAACGTTCAGAACTTTATTTGAGCAGAATGAATTACGAACTTGGAATTATAGAGGCCAAAGGCTATGCTCCTTACTTTTTAGTGGTGGCTGATCTTTTGCGGTTCGCCCATGAAAACGGAATTTTAACAAACATTAGGGGCTCGGTAGCAGGTTCGCTGGCAACATATTTAACGGGCATTACAAAAGTTAATCCCATAGATTATAAAATTCCATTTGAAAGATTTTTAAACCCCGAACGCCCTTCGGCACCCGATATAGATATGGACTTTGCCGATAACAGGCGTGATGAAGTTATTCAATACGCCATAAAAAAATATGGGGAAGATAAAGTCGCGCAAGTTGGCACGTTCGGCACCATGATGGCACGCGCAGCTGTGCGTGACGTGGCTCGCGCTTTGGGCCATCCATATTCTATTGGCGACAGTATAGCCAAACTTATTCCCATAGGTTCGCAGGGTTTTCCTATGACGATAGACCAAGCCTTAAAAATTACACCCGAACTTTCTCAACTATACGAAACCGATGCAACGGTAGCTGAAGTAGTTAACCAAGCTAAAAAAATGGAAGGTTGCGCTCGGCATATTTCGGTACACGCGGCTGGTGTGGTTATTAGCCCGCGCCCACTTATAGAATTTGTGCCATTGCAGTTAGATCCTAAAGGTGGCCGCATAATTACACAGTACGATATGCACGCCGTGGAAGACGCCGGGCTTTTAAAATTTGATTTTCTGGGCATAAGAAACTTATCTATTTTGGAAGACACAGTTAAATTAGCCAAAGAACACCGCAATGTAGATTTAGATATAGAAAATATTCCTCTGGATGATAAAAAATCTTTCGAACTTTTGGCTAAAGGCGAAACAATTGGCCTTTTCCAATTAAATGGCGCCGGCATGACCAAATATTTAAAGGATTTAAAACCCACCACCATTCACGACATTAACGCTATGGTGGCCTTATATCGCCCCGGTCCTTTGGAATCTATCCCAAGATATATAGAGAGAAAACATAACCCACGTTTGGTTGAATATTTCGACCCAAGAATGAAAGATATTTTGGATCAATCTTACGGAATTTTAACTTACCAAGACGATGTTTTAATGGTAGCCATAAAATTAGCCGGCTACAGTTGGCTGGAAGCCGACAAGTTGAGAAAAGCTATGGGTAAAAAAATTCCAGCCGAAATGGAAGCCCAGAAAGCCAAATTTATGGCAGGCGCTGTTAAAAATGGCATGACCGATTTTAAAGCTTACGAACTTTGGAAACTTATCGAACCTTTTGCCGCTTATGGTTTTAACAAAGCCCACGCCGCTAGTTACGGCCGAGTCGCCTACCAAACCGCCTATGCTAAAGCTAACTTCCCTGCCGAATTTATGACCGCCGTTTTAACCGCTGAATCCGGCGACATAGAAAAAATTGCCGAAATTATAAATGAGTGCACGCGTATGGGTATTCCTGTTTTACCGCCGGATGTAAATGAAAGTGTTGGAAAATTTACAGTTATAAAAGGTATAGATAGTAAGGGAGACTTGTCCTCCGAAGCTTTACCGTGTCCTTCCGAAGCCTTGCGCGAAGGAGGAGCGAAGGAGGATAAAATACGCTTTGGTTTGGAATCTATTAAAAATGTTGGCGTAAATGTGGTGGGAGCAATAATAGAGGCGCGAGTCCAAGATGGAAAGTTCAAATCGCTGTCCGATTTTATAGAAAGAATTAAACATAAAGATCTAAATAAAAAATCTTTAGATGCCATGGCCAAAGCCGGCGCGTTGGATAGCTTAGGCGAACGCAACCAAATTATAGAAAATATGGATTATCTTTTAACTTTTTCTAAAGAAATAAAACAAGCCAGTTCCCTAAATCAATCCAGCATTTTCGACAACATTGCCGACTCTGCCCCTGTTTTAAAATTAAAACCGGCCATTCCAGCTACAGAATCCGTTAAATTGGCTTGGGAAAAAGAACTTTTAGGTTTGTATGTTAGTTCTCACCCATTGGAACAACATAAAGCAATTTTAGAAAAGAAAACAAAGCCGATAAAAGATTTATTGGCTTCCTCCAAACAAGTTGTTATCGGCGGCATAATAAATAAATATAGAAAAATAATAACCAAAACCGGTAAGCCTATGGCCTTTGCCCAGCTAGCCGATTTTTCTGGCGAGATTGAAGTTGTGGTTTTTCCCGACACCTACGCCCAAAAACCAGAGATCTGGGAAATGGATAAAATAATGTTAATAAAAGGCCAAGTTCAAATCCGCGACAACGCTTTGAAACTAATCTGTAGAGAAGCTAAAGAGTTGACAAGTAACAGTTAA
- the rpmF gene encoding 50S ribosomal protein L32 translates to MGVPRHRRTKSKQGHRRSHLALKKRVLTVCSKCGAKVLSHVICVNCGSYKGKQIIDMVAKAAKKKAKKKSGK, encoded by the coding sequence ATGGGTGTACCCAGACACAGGCGTACTAAATCTAAACAAGGTCATAGGCGTAGTCATTTGGCTTTAAAGAAAAGAGTTTTAACCGTTTGCTCTAAATGCGGAGCTAAGGTTTTGTCGCACGTTATTTGTGTTAATTGCGGATCCTATAAGGGCAAGCAGATAATAGATATGGTGGCTAAGGCGGCTAAGAAGAAAGCTAAGAAGAAATCGGGTAAATAA
- the nusB gene encoding transcription antitermination factor NusB, which translates to MANRHLSRSIAMQSLYEWDFRGGNTANLEAYIAQNSKEFGPGLEDDSFIRQLVNGVISYLAKIDQIIAKAAPEWPIEQIAMVDRNVLRLGIYELLFGDYKEVPPKVAINEAIELGKSFGGESSGKFVNGVLGTIYREIGEPLKDDISKTKNNTNVNSDTNIRMHSNDTNENS; encoded by the coding sequence ATGGCAAACCGTCATCTCTCTCGTTCTATCGCTATGCAGAGTCTTTACGAATGGGATTTTCGCGGTGGGAACACTGCCAATTTGGAGGCTTATATTGCACAAAACTCTAAAGAGTTTGGTCCTGGTTTAGAGGATGATTCTTTTATTCGCCAATTAGTAAATGGCGTTATTTCTTATTTAGCAAAAATTGATCAAATAATTGCCAAAGCCGCTCCCGAATGGCCAATTGAGCAAATAGCTATGGTAGATAGAAATGTTTTACGACTTGGTATTTACGAGCTTTTATTTGGTGATTACAAAGAAGTTCCACCTAAGGTGGCCATAAACGAGGCTATAGAATTAGGTAAATCTTTTGGTGGCGAGTCATCTGGAAAATTTGTAAATGGAGTTTTAGGCACAATATATAGGGAAATAGGTGAGCCTTTGAAAGACGATATTTCTAAGACAAAAAATAATACCAATGTTAATAGCGACACCAATATACGAATGCACTCGAATGACACCAATGAAAATTCGTAA
- the rnc gene encoding ribonuclease III, with translation MNNLENLEHKLGVVFKDKNLLKQALIHRSWLNENPESGLENNERLEFLGDAVLELVVTEYLYKNYKNPEGELTNWRAALVNYVNLSEIGNELGLNDFLLLSKGEAKDIGRARQVILANTMEALIGAMYLDQGYETVAKFIKQNIICDLEKIIKSKSYKDSKSLFQERSQEKFGVTPNYKVLNETGPDHDKIFEVGVYLNEDLVGTGSGPSKQEAEQKAAEAALER, from the coding sequence ATGAATAATCTTGAAAATTTAGAGCATAAGTTGGGGGTTGTTTTTAAAGACAAGAATCTTTTAAAACAAGCCTTAATTCATCGCTCTTGGCTAAACGAAAACCCAGAATCTGGTTTAGAAAACAACGAACGGTTGGAATTTTTAGGCGATGCCGTTTTGGAACTCGTAGTAACCGAATATCTTTATAAGAATTATAAAAATCCCGAAGGTGAACTAACAAACTGGCGGGCGGCTTTGGTTAACTATGTAAATTTAAGCGAGATAGGCAACGAACTTGGCTTAAACGATTTTTTGTTGCTTTCCAAAGGCGAGGCTAAAGATATTGGCCGAGCCCGCCAAGTTATTTTGGCTAATACTATGGAAGCTCTCATCGGCGCTATGTATTTGGATCAAGGCTATGAAACTGTGGCTAAATTTATTAAACAGAATATTATTTGCGATTTAGAAAAAATAATAAAAAGTAAATCGTATAAAGATTCTAAAAGTTTGTTTCAGGAGCGTTCGCAAGAAAAATTTGGCGTTACTCCAAATTATAAGGTGTTAAACGAAACTGGGCCGGATCACGACAAAATTTTTGAAGTTGGAGTTTATTTAAATGAAGACCTAGTTGGCACAGGTTCGGGACCTTCCAAGCAAGAAGCCGAACAAAAAGCCGCAGAGGCAGCACTGGAAAGATAG
- a CDS encoding AAA family ATPase gives MYLKSLQISGFKSFAKKTVLDFPKGITVVAGPNGSGKSNVVDAIRWALAEQSFKNLRGKKGEDLIFYGSNARGSLALANVAMHFDMADEPNSHLGLSEALVEREINKSGENSYILNGRKIRLTDMEEFLAKSRVGDSSFRVISQGMSDKLLNLSPKEFKGFIEEAAGVKEYQDKRYQAEAKLRRTRENLEKVGAILTELKPQLRVLKREKEKLEKKAEYITELKTAAVDLFGNRYREILAWENKTAEKEKQMKQSLKPLSAEVKKLREELFSFDKKTAFNAELATSISQVRNLEAEENKIAREVISTEGKINLEEERECQRLPVSVEYLKGKIGELVSKLSVDFKGMDVESLRRVMAGVAVALQDLLKAIEKGIDPAVNSSTLPLLKGGLEKLLTSQKEIRQKLEEANSLRSEKEKMLIDERKVSLASERIYREKESELYRLESALRGIEIEGEKLKLHKDKFNQDMSAVGVVTLAEVLSVEPQNNKVVLVASYSTKVSQDKSNAAAEDMVWKLKRKLEEVGTIDEKTIQEYEGANQRFEFLSKEFEDLSKTLTSLEGLVKNLEKEISIKYKTTLSEMSSVFGGYFRLIFGGGKASLAEAKTANQKLNIKDQKLGEDFNQEDDGESGVEIKLDLPNKKIKNLGTLSGGERTLTSIALLFALASIRKPPVMVLDEIDAALDETNTQKFVRLVKELSRDTQFIIITHNRETMRGADALYGVSMKDGISHLLSLKL, from the coding sequence ATGTATCTCAAGTCGTTACAAATTTCCGGCTTTAAGTCTTTTGCTAAGAAAACAGTTTTAGATTTTCCCAAAGGCATTACGGTGGTAGCAGGTCCAAATGGTTCGGGTAAATCTAATGTGGTAGATGCTATCCGTTGGGCTTTGGCCGAGCAAAGCTTTAAAAATTTGCGCGGTAAAAAAGGCGAAGATCTTATTTTTTATGGGTCAAATGCTCGCGGTTCTTTAGCGCTGGCCAATGTAGCTATGCATTTTGATATGGCTGATGAACCAAATAGTCACTTAGGCTTAAGCGAAGCTTTGGTAGAACGCGAGATAAATAAGAGTGGAGAAAATTCATATATTTTAAACGGCAGAAAGATTCGTTTAACAGACATGGAAGAATTTTTGGCAAAGTCGCGTGTGGGTGATAGTTCTTTTAGAGTTATTTCGCAAGGCATGTCGGATAAGCTTTTAAATTTATCGCCCAAAGAATTTAAGGGCTTTATAGAAGAAGCGGCTGGTGTAAAAGAATATCAAGATAAGCGTTACCAAGCCGAAGCTAAATTAAGACGCACGCGCGAAAATTTAGAAAAAGTTGGTGCAATTTTAACCGAACTAAAACCCCAGCTTAGAGTTTTAAAAAGAGAAAAAGAAAAGTTAGAAAAAAAGGCAGAATATATAACCGAACTTAAAACCGCGGCGGTTGATTTGTTTGGTAATAGATACAGAGAGATTTTGGCTTGGGAAAATAAAACTGCGGAAAAAGAAAAGCAGATGAAGCAAAGTTTAAAGCCACTTAGCGCAGAAGTTAAAAAATTACGCGAAGAATTATTTTCGTTTGATAAAAAAACAGCATTTAACGCTGAATTGGCCACCAGTATTTCACAGGTAAGAAATTTAGAAGCCGAAGAAAACAAAATTGCGAGGGAAGTAATTTCTACCGAAGGTAAAATAAATTTAGAAGAAGAAAGGGAATGTCAACGCTTGCCGGTGAGCGTAGAATATTTAAAAGGAAAAATAGGAGAATTAGTAAGCAAGTTAAGCGTTGATTTTAAGGGTATGGATGTTGAATCTTTAAGGCGGGTTATGGCAGGCGTGGCTGTAGCTTTGCAAGATTTATTAAAAGCTATAGAAAAAGGCATAGATCCTGCGGTGAACTCAAGCACCTTGCCTTTGCTTAAGGGTGGTTTAGAAAAATTACTTACTTCGCAAAAAGAAATTAGGCAGAAACTAGAAGAAGCTAATTCACTACGTTCCGAAAAAGAGAAAATGCTTATAGACGAACGCAAAGTATCTTTGGCTTCGGAAAGGATTTACAGAGAAAAAGAATCCGAACTTTACCGCTTGGAAAGTGCTTTAAGAGGAATTGAAATAGAGGGCGAAAAGTTAAAATTGCATAAAGACAAATTTAATCAAGATATGTCGGCGGTGGGCGTGGTTACTTTGGCAGAAGTTTTAAGCGTGGAACCGCAAAATAATAAAGTAGTTTTAGTCGCGTCCTACTCCACTAAAGTTTCGCAGGATAAATCAAACGCGGCTGCTGAAGACATGGTCTGGAAGTTAAAAAGAAAATTGGAAGAAGTAGGTACCATAGACGAAAAAACAATCCAAGAATACGAAGGTGCTAACCAGCGTTTTGAATTTTTAAGCAAAGAATTCGAAGATCTTTCTAAAACCTTAACTTCTTTGGAGGGTTTGGTTAAAAATTTAGAAAAGGAAATAAGTATAAAATATAAAACCACACTTTCCGAAATGAGCAGTGTTTTTGGTGGGTATTTTAGGTTGATATTTGGTGGCGGAAAGGCGAGTCTCGCGGAAGCCAAAACCGCAAATCAAAAATTAAATATTAAAGATCAAAAATTGGGAGAAGATTTTAATCAAGAGGATGATGGAGAGAGTGGAGTAGAAATTAAACTAGATTTACCCAATAAAAAAATAAAAAATCTAGGTACGCTTTCGGGCGGGGAAAGAACTTTAACTTCCATTGCGCTTCTGTTTGCTTTAGCCAGTATTCGCAAGCCCCCAGTTATGGTGTTAGATGAAATTGACGCGGCTTTAGACGAAACCAATACACAAAAATTTGTGCGTTTGGTTAAAGAGCTTTCGCGCGATACTCAATTTATAATTATTACGCATAACCGCGAAACCATGCGCGGCGCTGATGCTTTATATGGCGTTTCCATGAAAGACGGCATTTCGCATTTGTTGTCGTTGAAACTATAG
- the rpsP gene encoding 30S ribosomal protein S16: MLVIRLQRIGKKHQASFRIVLQESQWKPQGKTLELLGFYNPHSKEKNIQTERVKYWIAKGAQPSATLHNMFIDLGVVAGEKTKVWKAKKGSVSEVKPEIKSESAPVVEPVTESKEEIAPVENTGATPSNEAQVAA; this comes from the coding sequence ATGCTCGTAATTAGACTACAAAGAATTGGCAAAAAACATCAGGCTTCTTTCAGAATCGTTTTGCAAGAAAGTCAATGGAAACCACAGGGTAAAACCTTGGAACTTTTGGGTTTCTATAATCCTCACAGCAAAGAAAAAAATATCCAAACCGAGAGGGTTAAATATTGGATAGCTAAAGGCGCTCAACCTTCTGCAACTTTACATAATATGTTTATAGATTTGGGTGTTGTTGCTGGTGAAAAAACAAAAGTTTGGAAAGCTAAAAAGGGTTCAGTTAGTGAAGTAAAACCAGAGATTAAATCCGAATCTGCTCCAGTTGTGGAGCCAGTTACAGAATCAAAAGAAGAAATAGCCCCAGTAGAAAATACAGGAGCAACCCCGTCAAACGAGGCGCAGGTTGCAGCTTAA
- a CDS encoding KH domain-containing protein, which produces MAKFADQDFVEFVVKSLVNVPDEVSTTRTVDEMGVLLTLKVNSADMGVVIGKQGASARALRTLLRIVGAKNNARVNLKIEEPAGSTRPPRPERSQSVDDVVDDLKL; this is translated from the coding sequence ATGGCTAAATTCGCAGATCAAGATTTCGTAGAATTTGTGGTTAAGTCTTTGGTAAATGTGCCGGATGAAGTTTCTACCACACGTACCGTCGACGAAATGGGAGTTCTACTTACGTTAAAAGTAAACTCGGCAGATATGGGCGTGGTTATTGGCAAACAAGGCGCTTCGGCTCGCGCTTTAAGAACATTACTTCGCATTGTGGGCGCAAAAAACAATGCCAGAGTAAACTTAAAGATTGAAGAGCCAGCTGGTAGCACCAGGCCCCCAAGGCCAGAAAGATCCCAATCGGTAGATGATGTGGTAGATGACCTAAAGTTGTAG